One window from the genome of Gemmatimonadaceae bacterium encodes:
- a CDS encoding Glu/Leu/Phe/Val dehydrogenase produces the protein MATDLRLPTDRIVRPDKDRFLNEENPFEAMMSRFDRAAELLDLEPGLYKVLRHPEKQIIVSVPTLMDNGEVEVFTGYRVMYNTSRGPAKGGIRFDLQVTLEEVKALAAWMTWKCAVVNLPFGGAKGGVVCDPFKLSAGELERLTRRYTAGIIATLGPDSDVPAPDVNTNERVMAWVMDTYSMHMRHTVTAVVTGKPVEMGGSLGRREATGRGCMIVTKEALKHLGMSVQGTTIAIQGFGNVGSIAAQLLEKEGCKIVAISDKSGGYYNKNGIDLSSAFAHVKQHRGLEGFKGGDQISNDDLLTLDVDVLLPAALENVITSKNAPKVRARVICEGANGPTTAGADSILDEKGIFVIPDILANAGGVTVSYFEWVQDRGGYFWDEATVNNRLTEIMTRSFADVLQLSRQHKVNMRTAAYMLSISRVATVHRLRGIYA, from the coding sequence ATGGCAACCGACCTTCGACTTCCGACTGATCGAATAGTCCGTCCGGACAAAGATCGATTTCTCAACGAGGAGAATCCGTTCGAAGCGATGATGTCGCGCTTCGATCGCGCGGCGGAGCTGCTCGATCTCGAACCGGGATTGTACAAGGTGCTACGCCATCCCGAGAAGCAGATCATCGTCTCGGTGCCGACATTGATGGACAACGGCGAGGTCGAGGTGTTCACCGGCTATCGCGTCATGTACAACACGTCGCGTGGTCCGGCGAAGGGAGGCATCCGGTTCGACTTACAGGTCACACTCGAAGAGGTCAAGGCGCTCGCGGCGTGGATGACCTGGAAATGCGCAGTCGTGAATCTGCCCTTTGGAGGTGCGAAGGGCGGTGTCGTTTGTGACCCCTTCAAGCTCAGCGCAGGTGAGCTGGAGCGACTCACGCGCCGCTACACCGCGGGAATCATCGCGACCCTCGGACCGGATTCGGACGTGCCAGCTCCCGATGTGAACACGAACGAGCGCGTCATGGCCTGGGTGATGGACACCTACTCGATGCACATGCGGCACACGGTGACGGCCGTCGTGACGGGCAAACCGGTGGAGATGGGAGGCTCGCTCGGGCGTCGCGAAGCAACGGGACGCGGCTGCATGATCGTCACCAAGGAGGCGCTCAAGCACCTTGGGATGTCGGTGCAGGGCACGACGATCGCCATTCAGGGGTTCGGGAACGTGGGCTCGATTGCCGCGCAGTTGCTCGAGAAGGAAGGCTGCAAGATCGTGGCGATCAGCGACAAGAGCGGCGGCTACTACAACAAGAACGGCATCGACCTCTCGTCGGCTTTTGCGCACGTGAAGCAGCATCGCGGCCTCGAGGGCTTCAAGGGCGGCGATCAGATCTCGAATGATGATTTGCTAACGCTCGACGTAGACGTGCTGCTCCCCGCCGCGCTCGAGAACGTGATCACGAGCAAGAACGCGCCGAAGGTCCGAGCGCGCGTCATCTGCGAAGGCGCGAATGGTCCAACGACCGCCGGCGCCGATTCGATACTCGATGAGAAGGGAATCTTTGTCATTCCTGACATTCTCGCGAACGCGGGCGGCGTCACCGTGTCCTACTTCGAGTGGGTGCAGGATCGTGGCGGTTATTTCTGGGACGAAGCGACCGTCAACAATCGCCTCACGGAGATCATGACCCGGAGCTTCGCCGACGTGCTGCAGCTGTCGCGACAGCACAAGGTGAACATGCGCACGGCGGCGTATATGCTGTCGATCAGCCGCGTCGCGACCGTTCATCGGTTGCGCGGCATTTACGCTTAG
- a CDS encoding 23S rRNA (pseudouridine(1915)-N(3))-methyltransferase RlmH, whose amino-acid sequence MRMIVAVVGKPRDAALAAAIRDYEARAARYWPLEFKEVREESGRSLAPEQVRAREGERLAAALPDSTYVVACERGGVTMTSEEFAQWLQRRREQAKDVAFVIGGAHGLGEATQRVASARLALAPWTLPHEIARLVLAEQLYRAGTIVRREPYHK is encoded by the coding sequence ATGCGAATGATCGTCGCCGTCGTCGGCAAGCCGCGAGATGCGGCCCTGGCGGCGGCGATTCGCGATTACGAGGCGCGAGCTGCGCGGTACTGGCCATTAGAGTTCAAAGAGGTCCGCGAAGAGTCGGGCCGGTCGCTCGCGCCGGAGCAAGTGCGTGCGCGCGAGGGCGAGCGTCTCGCGGCTGCGCTGCCGGATTCGACGTACGTGGTTGCGTGCGAGCGTGGCGGTGTCACGATGACCTCGGAGGAGTTTGCGCAGTGGCTGCAACGACGACGCGAGCAGGCAAAGGATGTCGCGTTCGTGATCGGGGGCGCTCACGGGCTTGGAGAGGCTACGCAACGCGTCGCCTCGGCGCGTCTCGCCCTTGCGCCGTGGACACTGCCTCACGAGATCGCGCGACTCGTTCTCGCCGAGCAACTGTATCGCGCGGGGACGATCGTGCGGCGCGAACCGTATCACAAGTAA
- the bshC gene encoding bacillithiol biosynthesis BshC, with amino-acid sequence MTLPRVLTEELGGSPLALAAQRGELRQWYVERPRSAAAWRAYLDKVRATRSENWLRALAPAIDPRGAAANRLQRVIDADGVVVSTGQQAALFGGPLYTLLKAVSALTLADVLERETGIAVAPVFWAATDDADFEEASGASIVEPGGVRTLRLPAPERDGIPMNDVPLAEVEQLVDQLAAACGSASDPGALELIRREYTSRTTLGAAYLRHMRGVLEPLGIAVLDASHAAVRRAAQPVLSRALGAASAVERSLRERYDSIRAAGFEPQVDHVPDLSLVFAGAPSGEKQRVSVPDAAKLLTTAEAQALGANVLLRPIVERFIMPSAAYVAGPGELAYFAQVGAAAEELNVPTPLAVPRWSATILEPRIERLLSRLEISREELRDRHAVESRLARASLSNDVSEALRQLRHDLEADVAALEISDRDDLVPAASLQGLRRSLLHRVERVERRYIAAVKRREAEMMRDVATASGALYPAGKRQERVLNFVPFLARYGAPLIDLLRAEAERHASRLVTANAVGLDAPIAERV; translated from the coding sequence ATGACTCTGCCCCGAGTGCTAACCGAGGAGTTGGGTGGCTCCCCGCTCGCGCTCGCCGCCCAGCGCGGAGAGCTTCGTCAGTGGTATGTCGAGCGCCCACGCAGCGCGGCGGCGTGGCGAGCCTACCTCGACAAAGTGCGCGCGACGCGCAGCGAGAACTGGTTGCGTGCGCTCGCGCCGGCGATCGATCCGCGCGGCGCGGCGGCGAATCGCTTGCAACGTGTGATCGACGCGGACGGCGTGGTCGTCAGTACGGGGCAACAGGCAGCGCTCTTCGGCGGTCCATTGTATACCCTCCTCAAGGCGGTCAGCGCGCTCACGCTCGCCGATGTGCTCGAGCGCGAAACCGGTATCGCCGTCGCACCGGTGTTCTGGGCCGCGACCGATGACGCCGACTTCGAGGAAGCGAGCGGGGCGAGTATAGTCGAACCAGGCGGCGTCCGTACGCTTCGCCTTCCGGCGCCGGAGCGCGACGGGATTCCGATGAACGACGTTCCGTTGGCGGAGGTCGAGCAACTCGTCGATCAGCTCGCGGCGGCGTGCGGCTCGGCGTCAGATCCGGGCGCGCTCGAGCTTATTCGTCGCGAGTACACGTCGCGGACGACGTTAGGGGCGGCCTACCTGCGACACATGCGCGGTGTACTCGAACCGTTGGGCATCGCCGTCCTCGACGCCTCGCACGCAGCCGTTCGCCGGGCTGCGCAGCCCGTCCTTTCGCGCGCCCTGGGCGCGGCAAGTGCCGTCGAGCGATCCCTGCGCGAGCGCTACGACAGCATTCGTGCCGCTGGGTTCGAGCCACAGGTCGATCACGTGCCTGATCTGTCGCTCGTGTTCGCCGGCGCGCCGAGCGGGGAAAAGCAACGCGTGTCGGTGCCAGACGCGGCGAAGTTGTTGACGACGGCGGAGGCACAAGCGCTCGGTGCAAACGTACTCCTGCGACCGATCGTTGAGCGTTTCATCATGCCGAGCGCTGCCTATGTCGCCGGTCCTGGAGAGCTAGCCTACTTCGCGCAGGTCGGTGCAGCGGCTGAGGAGCTGAACGTACCAACTCCATTGGCAGTGCCACGCTGGTCCGCGACGATTCTCGAACCGCGAATCGAGCGCTTGCTCTCGCGCCTCGAGATCTCGCGCGAGGAGCTGCGCGACCGGCACGCGGTCGAGAGTCGGTTGGCGCGCGCTTCTCTATCGAACGATGTCAGCGAAGCGCTCCGTCAGCTCCGTCACGATCTCGAAGCCGATGTCGCGGCGCTGGAAATCTCGGATCGTGACGACCTGGTTCCCGCCGCGTCTCTGCAAGGACTGAGGCGATCGCTGCTGCACCGAGTGGAGCGCGTGGAGCGACGCTATATCGCCGCAGTCAAGCGTCGAGAAGCGGAGATGATGCGGGACGTTGCGACGGCGAGCGGCGCGCTGTACCCAGCTGGGAAACGACAAGAGAGAGTGCTCAACTTCGTGCCCTTCCTCGCGCGTTACGGCGCGCCATTGATCGATCTCCTACGTGCGGAAGCCGAGCGCCACGCGTCGAGGCTGGTGACCGCAAATGCGGTCGGCCTCGACGCTCCGATCGCGGAACGGGTGTGA
- the murJ gene encoding murein biosynthesis integral membrane protein MurJ: MTTTAPVNKPEASQPVGPRGTGAAAALVASGILASRLLGVVRQSLMARYLGATTGIAADAFMAAFKIPNLLQNLFGEGALSASFIPVYSSLLARDEGDEAGRVAGAVAAILALVTAVLVLLGVLLAPLLIPVIAPGFTGEKRVLTIALTRILFPGAGIFVLSAWCLGVLNSHRRFFLSYAAPVLWNVAMIAALLGFGGRQDRVHLAVTLGWASVAGAVLQFLVQLPTVLRLIPGLRLSLDYTRSNVRRVLANFTPVFFSRGIVQVSAYVDQLLASLLPQGMVALLGYAVTIYTLPVSLFGMSISAAELPEMSSVLGDESQIATMLRARLNAGLRRIAFFVIPSAAAFLALGDVIARALFQSGRFNQTDTFFTWGILAGSAVGLLASTLGRLYSSTYYALHDTRTPLRFAIVRVTLTTMLGYLFAIPLPGWLGIDQRWGAAGLTASAGIAGWIEFLLLRSRLNRRIGATGLPKSYVGMLWLSAAVAAASAFLIRREFSTAHRFFFAAVVLGAFGLVYGALTLALRIPEARVLVARVRRR; this comes from the coding sequence GTGACGACGACGGCACCCGTGAACAAGCCGGAGGCGTCGCAGCCGGTGGGACCACGCGGTACGGGAGCTGCCGCCGCGCTGGTCGCGTCGGGTATCCTCGCGTCACGATTGCTGGGAGTCGTTAGGCAATCGTTGATGGCGCGGTACCTCGGCGCTACGACCGGGATTGCTGCCGACGCGTTCATGGCCGCGTTCAAGATTCCCAATCTGCTGCAGAATCTGTTCGGCGAAGGGGCGTTGTCGGCATCGTTCATCCCGGTGTATTCGAGTCTGCTCGCGCGAGACGAAGGCGACGAGGCCGGTCGCGTCGCCGGCGCGGTCGCCGCGATTCTTGCGCTCGTGACGGCAGTGCTGGTGCTTCTGGGAGTGCTGCTGGCGCCGTTGCTGATCCCCGTCATTGCGCCCGGTTTCACGGGGGAGAAGCGCGTCCTCACGATAGCGCTGACGCGGATTCTGTTCCCGGGAGCGGGAATCTTCGTGCTGTCCGCGTGGTGCTTGGGCGTACTCAATAGCCACCGTCGCTTCTTTCTCTCGTACGCGGCACCGGTCCTCTGGAACGTCGCAATGATCGCCGCCCTGCTTGGCTTTGGCGGCCGGCAAGACCGAGTTCACCTCGCGGTCACGTTAGGCTGGGCCTCCGTAGCGGGAGCGGTCCTCCAGTTTCTGGTGCAGCTGCCTACCGTGCTCCGGCTGATACCGGGGCTTCGTCTGTCACTCGACTACACGCGGTCGAACGTCCGCAGAGTTCTGGCGAACTTCACTCCAGTGTTCTTCAGCCGTGGCATCGTGCAGGTGAGTGCGTACGTCGACCAGCTGCTGGCCAGCCTGCTGCCTCAAGGTATGGTTGCCTTGCTTGGTTACGCCGTCACTATTTACACACTGCCGGTGAGCTTGTTCGGCATGTCGATCTCGGCGGCCGAGCTCCCGGAGATGTCGAGTGTGCTGGGCGACGAATCGCAGATCGCGACGATGTTGCGAGCGCGACTGAACGCCGGGCTGCGACGCATTGCATTCTTTGTTATTCCATCGGCGGCGGCGTTTCTCGCTCTCGGAGACGTCATTGCGCGAGCGCTCTTCCAGAGCGGCCGGTTCAATCAGACTGATACGTTCTTCACGTGGGGTATTCTCGCCGGATCGGCAGTTGGTTTGCTGGCGAGCACGCTCGGACGTCTCTACTCGTCGACGTACTACGCGCTGCACGACACGCGTACGCCACTTCGCTTCGCGATCGTGCGCGTTACGTTGACGACGATGCTCGGCTATCTGTTCGCGATACCGCTCCCAGGCTGGCTCGGCATCGATCAGCGATGGGGTGCGGCGGGCCTCACGGCCTCAGCCGGCATCGCCGGCTGGATCGAGTTCCTGCTCCTGCGCTCCCGCCTCAATCGACGGATCGGCGCGACCGGTTTGCCGAAGTCGTATGTCGGCATGCTCTGGCTCTCGGCGGCGGTTGCCGCCGCGTCGGCGTTCCTGATCCGACGCGAGTTTTCGACTGCCCACCGATTCTTTTTCGCTGCCGTCGTCCTCGGTGCGTTTGGGCTCGTCTACGGCGCGCTGACGCTCGCGCTGCGAATTCCAGAAGCGCGAGTGTTGGTCGCTCGCGTCAGGCGACGCTAA
- the uvrC gene encoding excinuclease ABC subunit UvrC, which produces MAGGADSILEKIPHLPESPGVYLWRDADGTVLYVGKAKRLRSRVRSYVNPDQFTSVRTLALMQQAASLDTIVVPSEAHALILEANLIKEYRPKYNIALRDDKSYPYIKVTIPEPFPRVYVTRQVVDDGSRYFGPYTDVGAMRRALNVVKRIFTVRSCTYDLPRAAPERPCLDYHIGRCKAPCVLLQSQAEYGAMIDEVILFLDGRADEVMRRVKERIQLAADSLDFERAGELRDILQHLERLEEPRVVMEFEGGDRDVIGYARDGADACVAWLRIRGGKLLARDHQFFENIDEESDAAVLQAFLVGPYRVATERTRELLVPFDMEERALVEESLDGSRIHVPQRGPRRELVDLATQNARHLLEEARLTGEETEERAGDPIYELQRQLGLQRVPRAIVCFDISHAQGTDTVASCVWFQNGRPYRAEYRKFKVRDVRGIDDFASMSEVVTRYFRRRLDEAKSLPDLVVIDGGKGQLSAAYAALESLSLGTLPLISLAKREEEIFLVGLPESLRLPRRSPALRILQQARDEAHRFAITFQRKRRSMRTVTSELLRIPGIGERKRRQLLEAFGSLDGVRTASPEAIAALPGFSLKAAAKIQAALLRSDAASAPDAEAKDDAEQSEALTTLATNLNQNES; this is translated from the coding sequence ATGGCGGGCGGCGCAGATTCCATTCTCGAGAAGATTCCTCATTTGCCGGAGTCGCCGGGGGTTTACCTCTGGCGCGACGCCGATGGCACGGTGCTGTACGTCGGTAAGGCAAAGCGATTGCGGTCGCGCGTACGGAGCTACGTCAATCCCGATCAGTTCACGAGTGTCCGAACGCTCGCGCTCATGCAGCAAGCGGCGTCACTCGACACGATCGTCGTACCGAGCGAGGCGCACGCGCTGATTCTCGAGGCGAACCTGATCAAGGAATATCGCCCGAAGTACAACATCGCGCTGCGCGACGACAAGTCGTATCCATACATCAAGGTCACGATCCCCGAGCCGTTTCCGCGGGTATACGTCACGCGCCAGGTCGTGGACGATGGCTCGCGTTATTTCGGACCGTACACCGACGTCGGTGCGATGCGACGTGCACTCAACGTTGTGAAGCGGATCTTTACCGTTCGCTCATGCACGTACGATTTGCCGCGCGCAGCGCCGGAGCGGCCGTGTTTGGATTATCACATCGGCCGGTGCAAGGCGCCCTGTGTGCTGCTTCAGTCACAGGCTGAGTATGGCGCGATGATCGACGAGGTCATCCTCTTTCTCGACGGGCGTGCCGATGAAGTGATGCGACGCGTGAAAGAACGAATCCAGCTCGCCGCCGATTCGCTCGACTTTGAACGCGCCGGGGAGTTGCGCGACATCCTGCAGCACCTCGAACGGCTCGAGGAGCCGCGCGTGGTGATGGAGTTCGAGGGTGGCGATCGCGACGTCATCGGGTACGCGCGTGACGGTGCCGACGCATGCGTCGCTTGGCTGCGTATTCGCGGCGGTAAGTTGCTTGCGCGCGACCATCAATTCTTCGAGAACATCGACGAGGAAAGCGACGCCGCGGTCCTGCAGGCGTTTCTCGTCGGCCCGTACCGCGTCGCGACAGAACGCACGCGCGAGTTGCTCGTTCCGTTCGATATGGAGGAGCGTGCGCTTGTCGAGGAATCACTCGACGGATCGAGGATCCACGTCCCGCAGCGCGGACCGCGGCGCGAACTCGTCGATCTCGCCACGCAGAATGCGCGGCATCTCCTCGAGGAAGCGCGGCTCACGGGTGAAGAAACCGAGGAGCGCGCCGGCGATCCGATCTACGAGCTGCAGCGGCAACTCGGACTGCAGCGTGTGCCGCGGGCGATCGTCTGCTTCGATATCTCTCACGCGCAGGGCACTGACACCGTCGCATCGTGCGTGTGGTTCCAGAACGGCCGGCCGTATCGCGCGGAGTATCGCAAGTTCAAAGTGCGTGACGTGCGTGGCATCGACGATTTCGCGTCGATGAGCGAAGTCGTAACGCGATATTTCCGTCGCCGGCTCGACGAAGCGAAGTCGTTGCCGGATCTGGTCGTGATTGACGGGGGGAAGGGACAGCTGAGCGCTGCTTATGCTGCGCTCGAGTCGCTCAGCCTCGGCACGCTGCCACTCATCAGTCTCGCCAAACGGGAAGAGGAGATCTTTCTCGTTGGGCTGCCGGAGTCGCTGCGGCTTCCGCGCCGTTCACCCGCGCTGCGCATCCTGCAGCAAGCCCGTGACGAAGCGCATCGATTCGCGATTACCTTTCAACGCAAGCGCCGGTCGATGCGTACGGTGACGTCGGAGCTGCTGCGCATTCCGGGAATCGGCGAGCGCAAGCGGCGCCAGTTACTCGAAGCGTTCGGCAGCCTCGACGGCGTGCGGACTGCGTCGCCCGAAGCAATCGCCGCGCTGCCGGGCTTCAGTCTCAAAGCGGCGGCGAAAATCCAGGCGGCGCTTCTCAGATCTGACGCGGCGTCGGCTCCAGATGCGGAAGCCAAAGACGACGCGGAGCAGTCCGAGGCCCTAACGACGTTGGCGACCAACCTCAATCAGAACGAATCGTGA
- a CDS encoding threonine synthase — MSNWHLECSACGHQAAGNARAAVCTVCGQPYLVRFDSAPPPRTAVTQRWDMWRYSKVMPLAEGEQPVSLGEGLTPMHDAPQLAKEIGVRRLWIKDEGLNPTGSFKARGMSAAVTRARALAVPGFVVPTAGNAGAALAAYGAAARLPVRVYAPATTPRPILDTICVFGADLQLVDGHIGDAGKQARTFAAESGYFDVSTLREPYRIEGKKTMGIELAEQLGWRLPTHIVYPTGGGTGLIGMWKVFAELRAWRWLDSEGGLPKMIVAQAEGCAPVVRAFTTGQDTATPWDKPVTHASGLRVPGPLGDRLILRALRESGGDALAVSEEAIVAGTHRVSRATGIDAAPEGGCALAVTEQLVAAGRIPRDAEVVVFNTGSGASYRF, encoded by the coding sequence GTGAGTAATTGGCACCTCGAATGTTCGGCGTGCGGGCACCAGGCGGCGGGCAACGCCCGAGCCGCAGTGTGTACGGTGTGCGGACAGCCCTATCTCGTGCGCTTCGACTCGGCGCCGCCTCCGCGTACGGCGGTGACGCAGCGCTGGGACATGTGGCGGTATTCCAAGGTGATGCCGCTCGCGGAGGGAGAGCAGCCGGTGTCGTTAGGTGAGGGGCTCACGCCGATGCATGACGCGCCGCAGCTCGCCAAGGAGATCGGCGTGCGCCGTTTGTGGATCAAGGACGAAGGGCTGAATCCCACCGGTTCCTTCAAGGCGCGCGGCATGAGCGCGGCGGTTACCCGAGCGCGCGCATTGGCCGTGCCCGGCTTCGTCGTCCCAACGGCAGGGAATGCGGGCGCGGCGCTCGCCGCCTACGGCGCCGCCGCGCGACTCCCGGTCCGCGTGTACGCGCCAGCGACGACGCCTCGACCGATACTCGACACGATCTGTGTGTTCGGTGCTGATCTGCAATTGGTCGACGGACATATCGGCGACGCCGGAAAGCAGGCGCGCACGTTCGCCGCGGAGAGCGGCTACTTCGATGTGTCGACGCTTCGCGAGCCGTATCGCATCGAGGGAAAGAAGACAATGGGCATCGAACTCGCCGAGCAGCTTGGCTGGCGGCTGCCGACTCACATTGTGTATCCCACGGGTGGCGGAACGGGGCTCATCGGCATGTGGAAAGTCTTCGCCGAGCTGCGCGCGTGGCGCTGGCTCGACTCCGAAGGGGGCCTCCCGAAGATGATCGTCGCGCAGGCGGAGGGCTGTGCGCCAGTCGTGCGTGCCTTTACCACCGGGCAGGATACGGCAACGCCGTGGGACAAACCGGTAACGCATGCGAGCGGGCTGCGCGTGCCGGGCCCGTTAGGCGATCGACTCATCCTGCGCGCGTTGCGCGAAAGCGGCGGCGACGCGCTTGCGGTGAGTGAAGAGGCAATAGTCGCAGGCACGCACCGCGTTTCACGCGCCACTGGCATCGATGCCGCGCCAGAGGGCGGATGCGCACTTGCCGTGACCGAGCAGCTGGTCGCCGCCGGGCGCATTCCGCGCGACGCCGAAGTCGTCGTCTTCAATACCGGAAGCGGCGCATCCTACCGATTCTGA
- the larC gene encoding nickel pincer cofactor biosynthesis protein LarC, whose amino-acid sequence MKIGILDPFSGISGDMTLGALLDVGLDAEWLRALPDSLGLEGVGVRIADVKRAEIACKKIDFDIPPQPHGRHLRHLQDILSKSAAPPAVKERANRAFTLIAEHEAAIHATTVERVHLHEVGAVDAILDIVGGVWGFEQLGIARVYCGAITTGDGVVEAAHGTLPVPAPATLRLLEGHAVRPGPSGAGELVTPTGAALVRVLSSGPPPSEYVPLRSGFGAGTKDFAGRANALRLIVAECSSGGGAATIEDLVQLSSDIDDMTPEYLAATADLLRDSGALDVVLIPTTMKRGRPGTRIEVLARPAGADALEEILFRETTTIGVRRIAVRRRALPRESRTVEVLGHSVAIKVVRLPDGSMRAKPEFSDVQRVAQETGRPLRDIFQLAADQAERQ is encoded by the coding sequence ATGAAAATCGGCATTCTCGATCCCTTCAGCGGTATCTCGGGCGACATGACGTTAGGCGCACTGCTCGACGTTGGTCTCGACGCCGAGTGGCTCCGCGCCCTGCCTGACTCGTTAGGCCTCGAAGGCGTCGGCGTCCGCATTGCCGATGTCAAGCGAGCCGAGATCGCCTGCAAGAAGATCGACTTCGACATTCCGCCGCAGCCACATGGACGACACCTCCGTCATCTGCAGGACATCCTTTCCAAGTCGGCGGCGCCGCCGGCGGTGAAGGAACGCGCGAACCGCGCGTTCACGTTGATCGCCGAGCACGAAGCGGCGATTCATGCGACGACCGTCGAGCGTGTTCATCTCCACGAGGTCGGCGCGGTAGACGCGATACTCGATATCGTCGGCGGCGTGTGGGGCTTCGAGCAACTTGGGATCGCGCGCGTCTACTGCGGCGCGATTACAACCGGTGACGGAGTGGTTGAGGCAGCGCACGGAACGCTGCCAGTACCCGCACCGGCGACTTTGCGGCTGCTCGAGGGACACGCGGTTCGTCCCGGCCCCAGTGGTGCGGGAGAGCTCGTGACACCGACTGGCGCGGCGCTGGTGAGAGTACTCTCATCGGGGCCCCCGCCGAGCGAATACGTCCCATTGCGGAGCGGCTTCGGTGCCGGGACGAAAGACTTCGCCGGAAGAGCGAATGCACTGCGACTCATCGTTGCCGAATGCTCGTCAGGCGGGGGAGCGGCGACCATCGAGGATCTCGTGCAGCTCTCGAGCGACATCGACGACATGACGCCCGAGTATCTCGCTGCTACGGCGGACCTGCTGCGGGACTCCGGCGCCCTGGACGTCGTGCTGATCCCGACCACGATGAAGCGGGGAAGGCCAGGGACCCGGATCGAGGTTCTCGCGCGTCCGGCGGGGGCCGACGCACTCGAGGAAATCCTGTTTCGTGAGACGACGACCATCGGCGTTCGTCGAATTGCCGTGCGGAGACGGGCTCTGCCTCGCGAGTCACGAACGGTCGAAGTGCTCGGCCATTCGGTGGCGATCAAGGTCGTCCGGTTGCCCGACGGAAGCATGCGAGCCAAACCGGAATTTTCCGATGTTCAGCGCGTTGCGCAGGAGACAGGACGGCCGCTTCGGGATATATTCCAGCTCGCCGCCGACCAAGCGGAACGGCAATAA
- a CDS encoding tetratricopeptide repeat protein, translated as MLATAKKALVPVLLSAAVTAVAGGQQKAKECEVDEGKPGEVARAMLSLQVAQNSAKPEDAQKQLKNAIASLEKADKSKNPVGANFVYGKTLVMWLSQPNMTSSTTRGAIGFTQNPTQPIDLVTSIDSAFSTVEKAMPECASQTSAWRAQKGWVAMINDAIGQLNADHPDSAELLARRSLVLNPNAPYGYMVLGNLAQKKNQPRQAIDYFKQTVEKSGTDTTYGDLKRQTMLAAANLAADAAESATGAEKAAYISDAKWGYETLAQDPKAGNFADQARSGLARIASASGDTAAVRATYAAQLANPSALSFSQLLNAGVGLAKAKNVPDAITMFEAAYKKNPYHRDVLYNLAIMYLNADKYPQALPVIRQLVSVDPSNGDNYRLFTISFANLAKGYNERIKNYNALAKKTKLPKSSKAYEDSARVYFDSAKAVNDSALKYNNIAEGFPMKVTFNEFSTAEDKSTVGGSIMNSTDQSQTYTVKVDFLDTMGKAVASQTATVGPVAAGQSGRFSVSSPGAGIAAFRYAPLVDIATIKPKS; from the coding sequence ATGCTCGCTACAGCGAAGAAGGCTCTAGTACCCGTTCTGCTGTCTGCGGCGGTCACGGCTGTGGCCGGCGGTCAGCAGAAGGCAAAGGAATGCGAAGTGGACGAAGGCAAGCCCGGTGAAGTTGCGCGGGCCATGCTTTCGCTGCAGGTCGCGCAGAATTCGGCCAAGCCCGAGGACGCGCAGAAGCAGCTGAAGAACGCGATCGCCTCTCTCGAGAAGGCGGACAAGTCGAAGAACCCTGTCGGCGCGAATTTCGTTTACGGCAAGACGCTCGTGATGTGGCTTTCGCAGCCCAACATGACGTCCTCGACGACGCGCGGCGCGATCGGTTTTACCCAGAATCCAACGCAGCCGATAGATCTCGTGACATCGATCGATTCCGCGTTCTCCACGGTCGAGAAGGCGATGCCGGAGTGCGCGAGCCAGACGAGTGCGTGGCGCGCCCAAAAGGGCTGGGTCGCGATGATCAATGACGCAATTGGGCAGCTCAACGCTGATCACCCGGATTCGGCCGAGCTGCTTGCAAGGCGCTCGCTTGTTCTCAACCCGAATGCGCCATACGGCTACATGGTGCTCGGCAATCTGGCGCAGAAAAAGAATCAGCCGCGTCAGGCGATCGATTACTTCAAGCAGACCGTCGAGAAGTCGGGCACGGATACGACGTACGGTGACCTCAAGCGTCAGACGATGCTTGCGGCCGCGAATCTTGCTGCTGATGCCGCGGAGTCAGCGACGGGCGCCGAGAAAGCTGCCTACATCAGCGATGCGAAGTGGGGCTACGAGACGCTCGCGCAGGATCCGAAGGCGGGAAACTTCGCAGATCAGGCGCGGAGTGGGCTCGCGCGCATCGCATCGGCCAGTGGCGACACCGCCGCGGTTCGTGCGACCTACGCCGCGCAACTGGCGAATCCAAGTGCCTTGAGCTTTTCGCAACTGCTAAACGCTGGCGTCGGGCTGGCCAAGGCGAAGAACGTCCCGGATGCAATCACGATGTTCGAAGCGGCGTACAAGAAGAATCCGTATCATCGCGACGTGCTCTACAACCTTGCGATCATGTACCTCAACGCCGACAAGTATCCGCAGGCGTTACCGGTCATCCGTCAGCTCGTGAGCGTCGATCCGTCGAACGGCGACAACTACCGGCTCTTCACGATCAGCTTCGCGAATCTTGCGAAGGGCTATAACGAGAGGATCAAGAATTACAATGCGCTCGCGAAGAAGACGAAGCTGCCGAAGTCGAGCAAGGCCTACGAGGACTCGGCGCGCGTCTACTTCGATTCCGCCAAGGCGGTCAATGATTCGGCGCTGAAGTACAACAACATCGCCGAAGGATTTCCGATGAAGGTAACGTTCAACGAGTTCTCCACGGCGGAGGACAAGTCGACGGTCGGCGGCAGCATCATGAACAGCACCGACCAGAGCCAGACGTACACGGTGAAGGTCGATTTCCTCGACACCATGGGCAAGGCAGTGGCCTCACAGACCGCCACTGTCGGCCCTGTCGCGGCAGGTCAGAGCGGCCGATTCAGCGTGAGTAGTCCGGGCGCTGGGATTGCAGCGTTCAGGTATGCGCCGCTCGTCGATATCGCGACGATTAAGCCGAAGAGCTAA